A single region of the Triticum dicoccoides isolate Atlit2015 ecotype Zavitan chromosome 2B, WEW_v2.0, whole genome shotgun sequence genome encodes:
- the LOC119366502 gene encoding putative disease resistance protein RGA4, whose protein sequence is MATILECLLRSCVCKLQHFISNEVRLLLGVEKDLSKILGRVELIQCCIHDAESRRTKELAVNYWLGQMRDVIYDVDEILDVARCEGSKLLPDNPSSSSSSSSKLVAWKGLSISSSFRTLRPRYDVAVRIRRLNKRIEDITNDKIFLTFTGSTQPTRNAPISKMIRSSELVEPNLVGKEIIHSCRKLVDLVLAHKESKSYKIAIVGTGGVGKTTLAQRIYNDQKIKGSFKMHAWICVSQDYNEDTLLKEVLRNIGVHHEQGETMTELQRKLAETIKGKSFFLVLDDVWRSDVWMDLLRIPLNETVTGVILVTTRDDQIAMRIGVEHKHRVDLMSVEVGWELLCKSMHIDEEQKVQNLRNIGFEIVRKCCCLPLAIKVTASALVCKDQTENEWKKFLGKYAVSQSLLSDDIERCLYLSYDQLPHRLKQCFLYCALYTEDSVILLGEVTRLWIAEGFVEEQQGQLLEDIAEEYFYELVHRNLLQPYDRCFDQAKCKMHDLLRQLACIISREECFIGDVESLRSENMSKLRRVTAVTKKDILVLPSMDNVEVKVRTFLTICGPRRIEDTLFKRFPLLRVLVLNYSFVQSIPDYIGKLIHLRLLNLDYSGISCLPESIGSLKNLQVLSMRYCDALHSLPSGMTQLCTLRCLCLTGTEINHVPRGIGKLKFLTHLRGFPVGNGSDNADVQYGWELEELSSVSQMRYLQLVRLKRAAHRSSNTVLVDKKHLKELALSWTEHRDGSYLEQDVSNAEKFIEDLIPPSNLENLSISGFFGRQFPTWFGTAHLSSIIHMYLGELRSCVNLPSIGRLPNLKFLRIDRAYAVTKVGHDFIGCRKDNELVVFPKLEWLIIKDMPNWEEWSFFDKQEEDGAAKICSADAQYAQLQLLPRLEKLHLVGCPKLRALPRWLGVDTTSLKELKLIGANSLKAVEDLPLLSELIIIEKCEGLQRISNLPQVKELRVRGSPSLSHVVGVGRLQLLGLGEDMQEISSRWLPGLQEQHQRLHGEDLDVYTMFTS, encoded by the coding sequence ATGGCAACCATACTAGAATGCTTGCTTAGATCATGTGTTTGTAAATTACAACATTTCATTAGTAATGAAGTCAGACTACTCCTAGGGGTGGAAAAAGATCTCAGTAAAATCCTGGGACGAGTAGAATTAATACAATGTTGTATACATGATGCTGAGAGCAGGAGGACAAAAGAGCTAGCCGTTAACTACTGGCTTGGTCAAATGAGAGATGTTATATATGATGTTGATGAAATCTTGGACGTGGCTAGATGTGAAGGAAGCAAGCTACTTCCTGACaatccttcatcatcatcatcatcatcaagtaaATTAGTTGCATGGAAAGGCCTTTCAATTTCATCTAGCTTTCGTACCCTCAGGCCACGTTATGATGTTGCTGTTCGGATTAGAAGACTCAACAAGAGGATAGAGGACATTACAAATGACAAGATATTTTTAACATTCACCGGTAGTACACAACCTACCAGAAATGCTCCAATATCCAAAATGATAAGAAGTTCCGAGCTTGTTGAGCCTAACCTTGTGGGAAAGGAAATCATACATTCTTGCAGGAAGTTGGTGGACTTAGTGCTTGCACACAAGGAAAGTAAGTCCTACAAGATCGCTATTGTTGGAACCGGAGGAGTTGGTAAGACAACACTAGCTCAAAGAATATACAATGACCAAAAAATAAAAGgaagcttcaagatgcatgcatggATTTGTGTTTCGCAAGACTACAATGAAGATACTCTTCTCAAAGAGGTTCTTCGAAATATTGGAGTGCATCATGAGCAAGGTGAAACCATGACAGAGTTGCAGAGAAAACTTGCAGAAACAATCAAAGGCAAGAGTTTCTTTCTCGTTCTAGATGATGTGTGGCGCTCCGATGTGTGGATGGATTTACTAAGAATTCCATTAAATGAAACAGTTACCGGAGTAATATTGGTAACCACACGAGATGATCAAATTGCAATGAGAATTGGTGTAGAGCATAAGCATCGAGTTGATCTCATGTCAGTAGAGGTGGGATGGGAGCTACTTTGCAAGAGCATGCACATTGATGAAGAGCAAAAAGTGCAAAATTTAAGAAATATAGGATTTGAGATTGTTCGCAAATGTTGTTGCCTTCCTCTTGCAATCAAGGTTACCGCTAGTGCTTTGGTATGCAAAGATCAAACAGAGAATGAGTGGAAAAAGTTTTTGGGAAAATATGCTGTCTCCCAAAGCTTACTCTCTGATGATATTGAAAGATGTCTGTATCTAAGCTACGATCAGTTGCCGCATCGTCTAAAGCAGTGTTTTCTTTATTGTGCTTTGTATACAGAAGATTCGGTCATTCTCTTAGGTGAAGTTACCAGGTTATGGATTGCAGAAGGCTTTGTCGAGGAGCAGCAAGGCCAACTATTAGAAGACATAGCAGAAGAGTACTTCTACGAGCTTGTCCATCGGAATCTCCTCCAACCATATGACAGGTGTTTTGACCAGGCTAAATGCAAAATGCATGACCTCTTAAGACAACTTGCTTGTATTATATCAAGAGAAGAATGTTTTATTGGCGATGTTGAATCATTAAGGAGTGAAAATATGTCAAAACTACGACGTGTTACTGCTGTCACTAAGAAGGACATATTGGTGTTACCTAGCATGGATAACGTGGAAGTTAAGGTGAGGACGTTCCTAACTATTTGTGGTCCACGAAGAATTGAGGATACATTGTTCAAGAGATTTCCGCTTCTTCGTGTTTTGGTACTAAATTACTCATTTGTGCAAAGCATTCCAGATTATATTGGAAAACTGATACATCTACGCCTACTTAATCTAGATTATTCTGGCATATCTTGTCTTCCAGAATCCATTGGCTCCCTAAAAAACCTTCAAGTGTTAAGCATGAGATACTGTGATGCTCTGCATAGCCTTCCATCCGGGATGACACAGTTGTGCACTTTAAGATGTCTTTGTCTTACTGGAACAGAAATAAATCATGTTCCAAGGGGGATAGGAAAACTGAAGTTTCTCACTCATTTACGAGGATTTCCAGTTGGTAATGGAAGTGATAATGCTGATGTACAATATGGATGGGAGTTGGAAGAGTTGTCTAGTGTGTCACAGATGAGGTATCTTCAACTGGTTCGATTGAAAAGAGCGGCACATCGTAGTTCAAATACAGTGCTCGTGGACAAAAAACATCTAAAAGAACTAGCACTGTCGTGGACTGAGCATAGAGATGGGTCATATTTGGAACAAGATGTTAGCAATGCTGAGAAGTTCATTGAGGATCTAATACCTCCAAGCAACCTGGAAAACCTATCAATTTCCGGATTCTTTGGTCGGCAGTTCCCCACCTGGTTTGGTACCGCCCATTTGTCTTCAATAATACACATGTACCTCGGAGAGTTACGATCATGTGTGAATCTCCCATCCATTGGGCGGTTACCTAACTTGAAATTTCTGAGAATTGATAGAGCATATGCAGTTACAAAGGTTGGACATGATTTTATTGGTTGCAGGAAGGATAATGAGTTAGTTGTTTTCCCTAAACTTGAATGGTTGATCATAAAAGATATGCCCAATTGGGAGGAGTGGTCTTTTTTTGATAAACAGGAAGAGGATGGAGCTGCTAAGATTTGTAGTGCTGATGCCCAGTATGCACAATTGCAACTGCTGCCTCGTTTGGAGAAGTTGCATCTAGTAGGTTGCCCAAAGCTGAGGGCTCTCCCTCGATGGCTTGGAGTGGACACCACCAGCTTGAAGGAGCTCAAATTAATTGGAGCAAACAGTTTGAAGGCCGTGGAGGACCTCCCACTGCTCTCTGAGCTCATTATTATTGAGAAATGTGAAGGCCTTCAGAGGATCTCCAACCTCCCTCAAGTGAAAGAACTGCGTGTACGTGGTAGTCCAAGCTTAAGCCATGTAGTGGGGGTGGGAAGGTTGCAGCTGTTGGGGCTGGGTGAGGATATGCAAGAAATCTCTTCCCGCTGGTTACCTGGGCTTCAAGAGCAACACCAGCGGCTTCATGGAGAAGACCTAGATGTCTACACCATGTTTACCAGTTAA